One Saccharomyces mikatae IFO 1815 strain IFO1815 genome assembly, chromosome: 16 genomic region harbors:
- the MAL11 gene encoding alpha-glucoside permease, which produces MKNFISLVNKKKGTLDDRNSSVPESSSGIIHQRGALNTEDFEEGKKDGAFELGHLEFTTNSAQLGDSDDDNDNAIKIANAATDEANEANSEEKSMTLRQALRKYPKAALWSILVSTTLVMEGYDTALLSALYALPVFQRKFGTMNAEGSYEITSQWQIGLNMCVLCGEMIGLQMTTYMVEFMGNRYTMITALGLLTAYIFILYYCKSLAMIAVGQILSAMPWGCFQSLAVTYASEVCPLALRYYMTSYSNICWLFGQIFASGIMKNSQENLGDSDLGYKLPFALQWIWPAPLIIGIFFAPESPWWLVRKNKIAEAKKSLNRILSGTAAEREIQVDITLKQIEMTIEKERLLASKSGSFFNCFKGVDGRRTRLACLTWVAQNSSGAVLLGYSTYFFERAGMATDKAFTFSLIQYCLGLAGTLCSWVISGRVGRWSILAYGLAFQMVCLFIIGGMGFASGSNASNGAGGLLLALSFFYNAGIGAVVYCIVAEIPSAELRTKTIVMARICYNLMAVINAILTPYMLNVSDWNWGAKTGLYWGGFTAVTLAWVIIDLPETTGRTFSEINELFNQGVPARKFASTVVDPFGKGQRQNDSQVDNVIDQSSSAMQQELNEANEF; this is translated from the coding sequence gaaggaaagaaaGATGGTGCATTCGAATTGGGTCACCTCGAATTCACCACCAATTCAGCCCAATTGGGTGATTCAgacgatgataatgataatgcAATTAAGATAGCGAATGCTGCCACTGATGAAGCCAATGAGGCTAatagtgaagaaaaaagcatGACCTTAAGGCAAGCTTTGAGAAAATATCCAAAGGCAGCCCTATGGTCCATCTTGGTGTCTACTACCTTAGTCATGGAAGGTTATGATACTGCGCTTTTGAGTGCACTTTATGCATTACCGGTTTTCCAGAGGAAATTCGGTACTATGAATGCGGAAGGCTCCTACGAAATTACCTCGCAGTGGCAAATTGGTTTGAACATGTGTGTCCTTTGTGGTGAAATGATTGGTTTACAGATGACCACTTACATGGTCGAGTTCATGGGTAATCGTTACACAATGATTACGGCGCTCGGCTTGTTGACTGCTtatatttttatccttTACTACTGCAAAAGTTTGGCCATGATCGCTGTAGGGCAAATTCTGTCTGCTATGCCATGGGGTTGCTTCCAGAGTCTGGCTGTTACCTATGCTTCGGAGGTTTGCCCCCTAGCGCTGAGATATTACATGACCAGTTACTCCAATATTTGTTGGTTGTTTGGTCAAATTTTCGCTTCTGGTATCATGAAAAACTCCCAGGAGAATTTGGGAGACTCCGATTTAGGCTACAAGTTGCCATTTGCCTTACAATGGATCTGGCCTGCACCTTTGATTATTGGTATCTTCTTTGCTCCTGAGTCGCCTTGGTGGCTGGtgagaaagaataagatTGCGGAGGCCAAAAAGTCCTTGAATAGAATCCTGAGCGGCACTGCTGCCGAGAGGGAGATTCAAGTGGATATCACTTTAAAGCAAATTGAGATGACCATTGAGAAGGAGAGACTTCTGGCATCTAAATCAGGGTCGTTCTTCAACTGTTTCAAAGGCGTTgatggaagaagaacaaggCTTGCGTGTTTGACTTGGGTTGCTCAAAACAGTAGTGGTGCCGTTTTACTAGGTTACTCGAcgtatttctttgaaaggGCAGGGATGGCCACTGACAAGGCGTTTACTTTCTCGCTTATCCAGTACTGTCTAGGTTTAGCAGGCACTCTTTGTTCCTGGGTGATATCTGGCCGTGTTGGTAGATGGAGTATCCTGGCTTATGGTCTTGCATTTCAAATGGTGTGTCTATTCATCATTGGTGGAATGGGGTTTGCATCCGGAAGCAATGCCAGTAATGGTGCTGGTGGTCTACTGCTGGCTTTATCGTTCTTTTACAACGCTGGTATCGGAGCTGTCGTTTACTGTATTGTGGCTGAAATTCCGTCTGCAGAATTAAGGACCAAAACTATTGTAATGGCTCGTATTTGCTATAATTTGATGGCCGTCATCAATGCCATTTTAACGCCATATATGCTGAACGTGAGTGACTGGAACTGGGGTGCTAAAACCGGCCTATACTGGGGTGGTTTCACTGCAGTCACTTTGGCTTGGGTTATCATTGATTTGCCTGAGACAACTGGTAGAACATTTAGCGAAATTAATGAGCTTTTCAATCAAGGTGTCCCTGCTAGAAAATTTGCATCTACTGTAGTTGATCCTTTCGGGAAGGGACAGCGTCAAAATGATTCGCAAGTGGATAACGTCATTGACCAGTCCTCAAGCGCAATGCAGCAAGAGCTAAATGAAGCTAACGAATTTTAG
- the MAL13 gene encoding transcription factor MAL13, translated as MTLNRQTCVKQACDCCRVRRVKCDSKRPCSSCLQNNLSCTYLQPSKKRGPKSIRLRSLKKIAEVQMVSMTNVITTGPAMREKVPRKLIEQCLRLYHDSLYVIWPLLSYDDLHKLLEEKYEDNYVYWFLIALSAATLSDLQTEIKLEDGTSFTGRQLSSLCISSCQQFDDLDNSNIFNIMTYYCLHRSFAQISNTRTSYRLCCEAVSLVTVAGLHREEAYVALPFEEQQLRRKLYYLLLMTERYYAIYLHCATSLDATISPPQLEFVSDPQLSLDSFLEMIRIFTIPGKCFFDALAANSANTSCTEESLKKIWKELHTTPSEIEPWSNGYIDISFSRHWIRILAWKLVYLMRGTKFSSNVNNGRIPVEIARDMLIDTYLTPENLYDVHGPGIPIKTLEIATALVDIVGQYDHNMKLEAWNVLYDISKFAFSLNHYNNEMIKRFSTKCQSALITLPISKPLQLNDDSKDDENIIP; from the coding sequence ATGACTTTGAATAGGCAAACATGTGTCAAACAGGCATGCGACTGTTGTCGTGTCCGTCGAGTGAAATGCGACAGTAAAAGGCCGTGTAGCAGCTGTCTGCAGAACAATTTGAGTTGCACTTATCTGCAACCGTCTAAAAAGAGGGGCCCAAAATCTATTAGGTTAAGGagcttgaaaaaaatagcagAAGTACAGATGGTCAGCATGACTAATGTCATCACGACGGGTCCGGCGATGCGTGAGAAAGTTCCCCGGAAGCTGATCGAGCAGTGCTTGCGGCTTTATCACGATAGTCTATACGTGATCTGGCCTCTACTTTCCTATGATGATCTTCACAAACTTCTAGAAGAGAAATACGAAGACAACTACGTATATTGGTTTCTGATAGCTTTGTCGGCTGCCACCCTCAGTGATTTGCAAACTGAGATAAAGCTTGAAGACGGTACTTCTTTCACTGGGAGACAGTTATCCAGCCTTTGCATTTCATCGTGCCAACAATTTGACGATTTGGATAATAGCAATATATTCAACATTATGACATATTACTGTTTGCATCGTAGTTTTGCGCAAATATCCAATACGAGAACTTCATACCGACTTTGTTGTGAAGCAGTTAGTCTAGTAACAGTTGCTGGCTTACATAGAGAAGAAGCCTATGTGGCTCTTCCATTTGAAGAACAGCAGCTTAGACGGAAGTTGTATTATTTGCTTCTCATGACAGAGAGATACTACGCCATATACCTTCATTGTGCGACAAGTCTGGATGCAACTATATCGCCGCCGCAACTCGAGTTTGTTTCCGACCCCCAGCTTTCCCTGGATAGCTTTCTAGAAATGATTAGGATATTTACCATACCAGGGAAATGTTTCTTTGATGCTTTGGCTGCTAACTCTGCCAACACTTCCTGCACCGAAGAGTCcctgaagaaaatatggaAAGAACTTCATACAACACCCTCAGAAATAGAACCGTGGTCTAATGGTTACATAGATATTTCGTTTTCTAGACATTGGATTAGGATACTAGCATGGAAACTCGTGTATTTAATGAGGGGTACaaagttttcttcaaatgttAACAATGGGCGCATACCAGTAGAAATCGCCCGTGATATGTTGATAGACACGTACTTAACCCCAGAAAATTTATATGATGTTCACGGTCCTGGGATACCGATCAAAACGCTTGAAATAGCCACTGCTTTGGTGGACATTGTAGGCCAATATGACCATAACATGAAATTGGAGGCTTGGAATGTTTTGTATGATATATCCAAATTTGCTTTTTCCTTAAATCACTATAACAATGAAATGATAAAGAGgttttcaacaaaatgtCAAAGTGCCCTCATTACTTTACCCATTTCTAAACCTTTGCAATTAAATGACGATTCAAAGGATGATGAAAACATAATCCCttga
- the IMA1 gene encoding oligo-1,6-glucosidase IMA1, with the protein MTISSAHPETEPKWWKEATFYQIYPASFKDSNNDGWGDMKGIASKLEYIKELGADAIWISPFYDSPQDDMGYDIANYEKVWPTYGTNEDCFALIEKTHKLGMKFITDLVINHCSSEHEWFKESRSSKTNPKRDWFFWRAPKGYDAEGKPIPPNNWKSYFGGSAWTFDEKTQEFYLRLFCSTQPDLNWENEDCRKAIYESAVGYWLDHGVDGFRIDVGSLYSKVVELPDAPIIDKNSTWQSSDAFTLNGPRIHEYHQEMNKFIRDRVKDGREIMTVGEMQHASDETKKLYTSASRHELSELFNFSHTDVGTSPLFRYNLVPFELKDWKIALAELFRYVNGTDCWSTIYLENHDQPRSITRFGDDSPENRVISGKLLSVLLVSLTGTLYVYQGQELGQINFKNWPVEKYEDVEIRNNYKAIKEEHGEKSEEMKKFLEAIALISRDHARTPMQWTGEEPNAGFSGPDAKPWFDLNESFREGINVEAETKDPNSVLNFWKEALKFRKAHKDITVYGYDFEFIDLDNKKLFSFTKKYDNKKLFAALNFSSDSVEFTIPNDSESFKLEFGNYPKKEVDASSRTLKPWEGRIYIEE; encoded by the coding sequence ATGACTATTTCTTCTGCGCATCCAGAAACAGAACCTAAGTGGTGGAAAGAGGCCACATTCTACCAGATTTACCCAGCAAGTTTCAAAGACTCCAACAACGATGGATGGGGTGACATGAAGGGTATTGCTTCCAAGTTGGAGTACATCAAAGAGCTTGGCGCCGATGCCATCTGGATTTCGCCATTCTACGACTCGCCACAAGACGATATGGGTTACGATATTGCCAACTATGAGAAGGTGTGGCCAACTTATGGTACAAATGAGGACTGTTTTGCcttgattgaaaaaacacaCAAGCTAGGTATGAAATTCATTACCGACCTGGTCATCAACCATTGTTCCAGCGAACATGAATGGTTCAAAGAGAGTAGATCTTCCAAGACCAACCCAAAGCGTGACTGGTTCTTCTGGAGAGCTCCTAAGGGCTATGACGCTGAAGGCAAGCCAATTCCTCCAAACAACTGGAAGTCTTACTTCGGTGGTTCCGCATGGACATTCGATGAAAAGACGCAAGAATTTTACCTGCGTTTGTTCTGCTCCACCCAACCTGATCTCAACTGGGAAAACGAAGATTGCAGAAAGGCAATCTACGAAAGTGCTGTTGGATATTGGTTAGACCATGGTGTTGATGGGTTCAGAATCGATGTGGGGAGTTTGTACTCCAAGGTTGTTGAGTTGCCAGACGCCCCCATTATCGATAAAAACTCTACTTGGCAATCCAGTGACGCATTCACCTTGAATGGACCACGTATTCATGAGTACCATCAGGAAATGAACAAGTTTATCAGAGACAGAGTTAAGGATGGTAGAGAGATCATGACAGTCGGTGAAATGCAGCATGCATCCGACGAGACCAAGAAGCTATATACAAGTGCTTCCAGACACGAGCTTAGTGAGCTATTCAACTTTTCCCATACCGATGTTGGGACTTCCCCCTTGTTCCGTTACAACTTGGTCCCATTTGAATTGAAGGATTGGAAAATCGCCCTTGCAGAGCTTTTCAGGTACGTTAACGGGACTGACTGTTGGTCAACAATCTATTTGGAAAACCACGACCAACCTCGTTCTATCACGAGATTTGGTGACGATTCTCCAGAGAACCGTGTCATTTCTGGTAAGTTATTGTCCGTGTTATTGGTGTCCTTGACCGGTACCTTATATGTGTACCAAGGACAAGAGCTAGGCCAAATTAACTTCAAGAACTGGCCTGTTGAGAAGTATGAGGATGTTGAAATTAGGAACAACTACAAGGCGATTAAGGAAGAGCATGGGGAAAAATCTGAGGagatgaagaagttttTAGAAGCCATTGCCCTTATCTCCAGAGACCATGCCAGAACCCCAATGCAATGGACTGGTGAAGAACCAAATGCTGGCTTCTCTGGCCCTGATGCTAAGCCCTGGTTTGATTTGAATGAGTCTTTTAGAGAAGGTATTAACGTTGAAGCTGAAACTAAGGACCCCAACTcagttttgaatttctgGAAGGAGGCCTTGAAATTCAGAAAGGCGCACAAGGACATTACTGTCTACGGTTATGATTTTGAGTTTATCGATTTGGACAACAAAAAGCTTTTCAGCTTCACAAAGAAGTACGACaacaagaaattgtttGCTGCTTTGAACTTTAGCTCTGATAGTGTGGAATTCACGATTCCAAATGACAGCGAATCGTTTAAGTTAGAGTTTGGGAACTACCCAAAGAAGGAAGTCGATGCATCTTCCAGAACTTTGAAGCCATGGGAAGGAAGAATCTACATCGAGGAATGA
- the BIO2 gene encoding biotin synthase (similar to Saccharomyces cerevisiae BIO2 (YGR286C); ancestral locus Anc_1.205a) gives MMSTIYRHFSTARPALIKYATNAAVKSTTASSEASALGALQYALSLEEPSHSWTKSQLKEIYHTPLLELTHAAQLQHRKWHDPSKVQLCTLMNIKSGGCSEDCKYCAQSSRNDTGLKAEKMVKVDEVIKEAEEAKRNGSTRFCLGAAWRDMKGRKSAMKRIQEMVTKVNDMGLETCVTLGMVDQDQAKQLKEAGLTAYNHNIDTSREHYSKVITTRTYDDRLQTIKNVQESGIKACTGGILGLGESEDDHIGFVHTLSNMSPHPESLPINRLVAIKGTPMAEELADPKSKKLQFDEILRTIATARIVMPKAIIRLAAGRYTMKETEQFVCFMAGCNSIFTGKKMLTTMCNGWDEDKAMLAKWGLQPMEAFKYDRS, from the coding sequence ATGATGTCAACTATCTACCGTCACTTTTCAACCGCTAGACCGGCCCTGATTAAGTACGCAACCAACGCGGCAGTTAAATCCACTACTGCATCCTCAGAAGCCAGCGCTCTGGGTGCTTTACAATACGCATTGTCGTTAGAGGAGCCAAGTCACTCTTGGACCAAATCgcaattgaaagaaatttatcACACCCCACTGCTTGAACTTACTCATGCAGCACAATTACAGCACAGAAAATGGCACGATCCATCCAAGGTACAGCTGTGTACATTGATGAACATCAAATCTGGTGGTTGCTCTGAAGATTGTAAGTATTGTGCACAGTCTTCGAGAAACGATACCGGACTAAAGGCTGAGAAGATGGTAAAGGTGGACGAAGTGATCAAGGAGGCAGAAGAAGCCAAGAGGAACGGATCCACCAGATTCTGTCTGGGTGCTGCATGGAGAGATATGAAAGGTCGTAAATCAGCCATGAAAAGAATTCAAGAAATGGTCACCAAAGTAAACGATATGGGGCTAGAAACATGTGTTACTTTGGGTATGGTCGACCAAGATCAAGCAAAGCAATTGAAGGAGGCAGGTTTGACCGCATACAATCATAACATTGACACTTCTAGGGAGCATTACAGTAAAGTTATCACCACGAGAACTTATGATGATAGGCTACAGACTATCAAAAATGTCCAAGAGTCCGGAATAAAAGCCTGCACCGGTGGTATCTTGGGTCTTGGTGAGAGCGAAGACGACCACATCGGGTTCGTTCACACGCTGTCCAATATGTCCCCTCATCCTGAGTCCCTACCAATCAATAGACTTGTTGCCATCAAGGGGACACCAATGGCTGAGGAGCTTGCTGATCCGAAGAGCAAGAAGTTGCAATTCgatgaaattttgagaacCATTGCCACAGCTAGAATTGTCATGCCAAAAGCAATTATAAGACTTGCTGCTGGTCGTTATACAATGAAAGAGACAGAGCAATTTGTCTGTTTCATGGCCGGTTGTAACAGTATTTTCACGGGTAAGAAAATGCTTACGACCATGTGTAACGGTTGGGACGAAGACAAAGCAATGTTGGCCAAATGGGGCTTACAACCTATGGAAGCCTTCAAGTACGATAGATCTTAA
- the ZUO1 gene encoding zuotin (similar to Saccharomyces cerevisiae ZUO1 (YGR285C); ancestral locus Anc_5.4) — MFSLPTLNSDITVEVNSAATKTPFVRRPVEPVGKFFLQHAQRTLRNHTWSEFERIEAEKNVKTVDESNVDPDELLFDTELADEDLLTHDARDWKTADLYAAMGLSKLRFRATENQIIKAHRKQVVKYHPDKQSAAGGSLDQDGFFKIIQKAFETLTDSNKRAQYDSCDFVADVAPPKKGTTYDFYEAWGPVFDAEARFSKKTPVPSLGNKDSSKKEVEQFYAFWHRFDSWRTFEFLDEDVPDDSSNRDHKRYIERKNKAARDKKKTADNARLVKLVERAVNEDPRIKLFKEEEKKEKERKKWEREAGARAEAEAKAKAEAEAKAKAESEAKANASAKADKKKAKEAAKAAKKKNKRTIRNSAKDADYFGDADKATAIDEQIGLIVDSLNDEELVSTADKIKANASSAKEVLGESAKAIVDSGKLPSSLLSYFV, encoded by the coding sequence ATGTTCTCTTTACCCACTCTAAACTCAGACATCACTGTTGAAGTCAACAGCGCTGCTACCAAGACTCCATTCGTCCGTCGTCCAGTTGAACCCGTTGGTAAGTTCTTTTTACAACATGCTCAAAGAACTTTAAGAAACCACACCTGGTCTGAGTTCGAAAGGATTGAAGCTGAAAAGAACGTTAAAACCGTTGATGAATCTAATGTCGATCCAGACGAATTGTTATTCGACACTGAATTGGCTGATGAGGATCTATTAACTCACGATGCTAGAGACTGGAAAACCGCTGATTTGTATGCTGCTATGGGTTTGTCTAAGTTGCGTTTCAGAGCTACTGAAAACCAAATTATCAAGGCTCATAGAAAGCAGGTTGTCAAGTACCATCCAGACAAGCAATCTGCCGCTGGTGGTAGTTTGGATCAAGATGGctttttcaagattattCAAAAGGCTTTTGAAACTCTAACTGATTCCAACAAGAGAGCTCAGTATGACTCTTGTGACTTTGTTGCAGATGTCGCTCCCCCAAAGAAGGGTACCACTTATGACTTCTATGAAGCTTGGGGTCCTGTTTTTGATGCTGAAGCTCGTTTCTCCAAGAAAACTCCGGTTCCATCTCTAGGTAACAAGGATTCTTCCAAGAAGGAAGTTGAACAATTCTACGCTTTCTGGCACAGATTTGATTCTTGGAGAACCTTTGAATTCTTAGACGAAGATGTTCCAGATGATTCCTCCAACAGAGACCACAAGCGTTatattgaaagaaagaacaaggCTGCAAGagacaagaagaagactgCTGACAATGCAAGATTAGTTAAGCTTGTTGAGAGAGCTGTCAATGAAGATCCTCGTatcaaattgttcaaagaagaagagaaaaaggaaaaggaaagaaagaaatgggAAAGAGAAGCCGGCGCTAGAGCTGAAGCTGAAGCCAAGGCCAAGGCCGAGGCTGAAGCCAAGGCTAAGGCTGAATCTGAAGCCAAAGCCAACGCTTCCGCTAAAGCTGACAAAAAGAAGGCTAAGGAGGCTGCCAAGGCTgccaagaagaaaaacaagagaaCTATCCGTAACTCCGCCAAAGATGCCGACTACTTTGGCGATGCCGACAAAGCAACCGCAATTGACGAACAAATTGGTTTGATTGTTGACAGTTTGAATGACGAAGAGCTAGTTTCTACTGCTGACAAGATCAAGGCCAATGCTTCTAGTGCAAAAGAGGTTTTGGGAGAATCTGCAAAGGCTATTGTCGATTCCGGCAAACTTCCATCCAGTTTGTTGTCATACTTCGTCTGA
- the ERV29 gene encoding protein ERV29 (similar to Saccharomyces cerevisiae ERV29 (YGR284C); ancestral locus Anc_5.5) — protein sequence MSYRGPNGNFGGMPMSSSQGPYSGGAQFRSNQNQSTSGIFKQWKQSFEKFASKIEGLTDNAIVYKLKPYIPSLSRFFIVATFYEDSFRILSQWSDQIFYLNKWKHYPYFFVVVFLVIVTVSMLIGASLLVLRKQTNYATGVLCACVVSQALVYGLFTGSSFVLRNFSVIGGLLIAFSDSIVQNKTTFGMLPELNSKNEKAKGYLLFAGRILIVLMFIAFTFSKSWFTVVLTIIGTICFAIGYKTKFASIMLGLILTFYNITLNNYWFYNNTKRDFLKYEFYQNLSIIGGLLLVTNTGAGELSVDEKKKIY from the coding sequence ATGTCTTACAGAGGACCAAATGGAAATTTTGGCGGTATGCCAATGTCGTCATCGCAAGGACCATACTCTGGTGGTGCGCAATTTAGATCAAACCAAAACCAGTCCACTTCTGGCATCTTCAAACAATGGAAgcaatcttttgaaaagtttgcCTCCAAGATTGAAGGACTTACTGACAATGCAATTGTTTATAAATTGAAGCCCTATATTCCCAGTTTATCcagatttttcattgtgGCCACCTTTTATGAAGATTCGTTTAGGATCCTATCACAATGGTCAgaccaaattttttatctaAATAAGTGGAAACACTATCCAtacttttttgttgttgtgtTCTTAGTGATCGTTACAGTTTCCATGTTGATCGGTGCTAGTTTGTTAGTTTTAAGAAAGCAAACCAATTATGCCACCGGTGTCTTATGTGCCTGCGTCGTCTCTCAAGCCTTAGTTTATGGGCTATTTACAGGATCATCATTTGTTCTAAGAAATTTCAGTGTCATTGGTGGGTTATTAATCGCATTCAGCGATTCAATTGTTCAAAACAAGACCACGTTTGGTATGCTTCCTGAATTAAACAGCAAAAACGAAAAAGCAAAGGGTTATCTTTTGTTTGCTGGTAGAATCTTGATTGTTCTAATGTTTATTGCTTTCACATTTAGTAAATCATGGTTTACTGTTGTTTTGACCATTATTGGCACAATATGTTTTGCCATTGGctacaaaacaaaatttgcATCCATTATGTTAGGTCTTATCTTAACTTTTTACAATATCACATTGAACAACTACTGGTTTTACAATAACACCAAAAGGGACTTCTTGAAATATGAGTTTTACCAGAACTTAAGCATCATCGGTGGACTACTACTGGTTACTAACACTGGCGCTGGTGAATTATCcgttgatgaaaagaagaagatttacTAG
- the UPA1 gene encoding putative methyltransferase (similar to Saccharomyces cerevisiae YGR283C), with translation MTIKHKYENAKSEKKPSKKVKPGLLKLKKVMDIESDAVNYSICIPTTVIDNCCNLEQATFTAYQIARTAVLFNVQEIVVLDLSKDKKHEKKSRPEKCITDSLLLATLLQYYVTPPNLLDTTFKKKNKSYLKYAFAFPPLHQLPFMVESVEQPYKEGLSIAPDNSEKQTDGNLTNLVYIGRNNIITLANQNIPKTVRVTVDTQRKEVVSPGVAYKEKPLGYHVRMASNLNEASEHYTKILWANSGDFHYDEGLSRYYKAETKLPYITKIRKSAVSNTPCNILLIFGKWNHLKRCFKRSSLESSALHHYFSGQLQFPGTVSQGNIPIQDSLPIALTMLQQWSSRSK, from the coding sequence ATGACAATAAAACATAAATATGAGAATGCTAAGAGTGAAAAGAAGCCCTCCAAAAAAGTGAAGCCAGGGCTATTAAAACTGAAGAAAGTCATGGATATCGAATCTGATGCGGTTAATTATTCGATATGCATACCAACGACTGTCATTGATAACTGCTGTAACTTGGAGCAGGCCACTTTTACTGCGTATCAAATAGCTAGAACGGCGGTTTTGTTTAAtgttcaagaaattgtGGTTTTAGACCTGTCAAAGGATAAAAAGcacgaaaaaaaatcaagacCAGAGAAATGCATCACAGATAGTCTACTACTTGCTACGCTATTACAGTATTATGTGACACCTCCAAACTTACTGGATACTAcgttcaaaaagaaaaacaagtCTTATTTAAAGTATGCGTTTGCATTCCCGCCATTACACCAGTTACCGTTTATGGTTGAATCTGTCGAACAGCCCTACAAGGAAGGTTTGTCCATTGCGCCAGATAATTCTGAGAAACAAACGGACGGAAATCTGACAAATTTGGTATATATAGGAAGAAATAATATCATCACATTAGCGAATCAAAATATTCCAAAAACCGTACGTGTAACGGTTGACACACAACGCAAAGAGGTAGTATCACCTGGAGTTGCATACAAGGAAAAGCCACTCGGCTACCACGTTCGGATGGCAAGTAATTTGAATGAAGCATCCGAACATTACACAAAGATTCTCTGGGCCAACAGTGGCGATTTCCACTACGACGAAGGATTGTCAAGGTATTACAAGGCAGAAACAAAGTTGCCATATATCacaaaaataagaaaaagcgCAGTATCAAACACACCCTGTAACATCCTCCTTATCTTCGGGAAATGGAACCATTTAAAGCGTTGTTTCAAGAGATCAAGCTTGGAATCTTCCGCCTTGCACCATTACTTTTCCGGACAACTGCAATTTCCCGGCACTGTATCCCAAGGAAACATACCTATCCAAGACAGTCTACCGATAGCTCTAACTATGCTCCAGCAATGGTCCAGCCGAAGTAAGTAG
- the BGL2 gene encoding glucan 1,3-beta-glucosidase (similar to Saccharomyces cerevisiae BGL2 (YGR282C); ancestral locus Anc_5.8), with protein sequence MRFSTTLATAATALLFTASQVSAIGELAFNLGVKNNDGTCKSTSDYETELQALKSYTSTVKVYAASDCNTLQNLGPAAEAEGFTIFVGVWPTDDSHYAAEKAALQTYLPKIKESTVAGFLVGSEALYRDDLTASQLADKINDVRSVVADISDSDGKSYSGKQVGTVDSWNVLVAGYNSAVIEASDFVMANAFSYWQGQTMKNASYSFFDDIMQALQVIQSTKGSTDITFWVGETGWPTDGTNFESSYPSVDNAKQFWKEGICSMRAWGVNVIVFEAFDEDWKPNTSGTSDVEKHWGVFTSSDNLKYSLDCDFS encoded by the coding sequence ATGCGTTTCTCTACTACACTCGCTACTGCAGCTACTGCGCTATTGTTCACAGCTTCCCAAGTTTCAGCTATTGGTGAATTAGCTTTTAATTTAGGTGTTAAGAACAACGATGGTACTTGTAAGTCTACTTCCGATTACGAAACTGAGTTACAAGCCTTGAAGAGCTACACTTCCACTGTCAAAGTTTACGCTGCCTCAGATTGTAACACTTTGCAAAACTTGGGTCCTGCTGCCGAAGCTGAGGGATTTACTATCTTTGTTGGTGTTTGGCCAACAGACGATAGCCACTACGCTGCTGAAAAGGCTGCTTTGCAAACATACTtaccaaaaataaaagaatccACCGTTGCTGGTTTCTTGGTTGGTTCCGAAGCTTTATACCGTGATGATTTGACTGCCTCCCAACTAGCTGATAAAATCAACGACGTCCGTAGTGTCGTTGCTGACATTTCCGATTCTGACGGAAAGTCTTATTCCGGTAAGCAAGTTGGTACTGTCGATTCCTGGAATGTTTTGGTTGCCGGTTACAATTCTGCCGTTATCGAAGCTTCCGATTTTGTTATGGCTAATGCTTTCTCTTACTGGCAGGGTCAGACCATGAAAAATGCTTCTTActcattttttgatgacaTTATGCAAGCCCTTCAAGTCATTCAATCTACTAAAGGTTCTACTGATATTACTTTCTGGGTTGGTGAAACTGGTTGGCCAACCGATGGTACTAACTTTGAAAGTTCTTACCCATCTGTCGACAATGCCAAGCAATTCTGGAAGGAAGGTATCTGTTCTATGAGAGCTTGGGGTGTTAACgtcattgtttttgaagcttttgatgaagattGGAAGCCAAACACCTCCGGTACCTCCGATGTTGAAAAGCACTGGGGTGTCTTCACTTCGAGTGACAACTTGAAGTACTCTTTGGACTGTGACTTTTCATAA